The proteins below are encoded in one region of Caulobacter henricii:
- a CDS encoding TonB-dependent receptor, whose product MKRLAGGAALTVLALAASSAVYAQETTAAVRGSVTGDGGVPVAGATVSILHTPSGTRSTTVSSANGTYDARGLRVGGPYEITVQAAGLEGKKVTDIYLSLADTQRVDIDLGSTAVEAVLVTAAASGNSEAGPKTVLNRDSIEAVVSINRDVRDLARRDILVSQNVRGDGGISIAGSNPRTNRITIDGVAAQDPYGLETGGLPTARGPISLDAVEQFSIAAVPTDVENGSFTGGALNIVLRSGGNDFHGSAFINYLNEGLIGRNIGSLRVTPLISQKNYGGFLSGPIWKDKLFFAGSYEKYQTLDVTGTGPAGAGFANSFANGLTQATIDQVVGIYNSNYSSKFAPGSILRSTPVTDEKYSAKIDWNINDQHRASLSYRRAESVFTTRTDLGTTTAALDSHWYDATYLDEGTTLEINSDWTDRLSTTVRATYRDWVKGQMPKSGQNYSDVTICAAPNADTAPTNSTITSCASGFSSVRFGPDLNRHANQLDIQEAVFQGTATYSFGDHVFKAGYQGSKKEVFNVFVPNSRGTYYFDSIADFAAGRASSLTYNNSVTGQAIDAAADFKYWQHSLYAQDAIDVTDDIKVTAGFRFDWIDMKDVPTTNPNFTARNGFTNTKTLDGLSILMPRVSATWRVTDTLKLNAGLGLFSGGQPEVLFATPFYNNGYEIAGTTIRRCITAASNCTGANGYLEASTSAAVTPGFNAAVGSAALDNLNAFSGFGYQIPAIVKSFQEGKLAGTPGINPNNEVIALNPAFQLPAEWKLYFGGNWEVYDGWNLDVQYVATQAQDAVTFMDTRAQPLVINGQRALTPDGRPRYDGLTLSAAARAAQGVSSINPGDNRDLITNNIDKGQAFTFGVGLSKSFDFGLDLGLGYARQNIDESNAGLRFGTTAGSLYNSVPAGLDPARDAYGTALEEIKDRYKLEAGYRKKFFGDNETRISLFAERTSGRPFGFTMADAASGRSQVFGVNRAAQLLFVPDIKADTNTADLQIGNVFFIDAANRDRFIGYVNQFGLKPGILEKYSNTNKDINRVDLQLSQELPTLIDGHKLKVQFDIRNLLNLIDRDWGKVEEYGDATTLARAACVSATGTALAATATATCPAYVYSLVPTSITKTRGDVKNSLWTMQISLRYEF is encoded by the coding sequence ATGAAAAGGCTCGCCGGTGGGGCAGCCCTTACCGTGCTCGCGCTCGCTGCGTCCAGCGCGGTCTATGCTCAGGAAACGACGGCCGCTGTTCGCGGTTCGGTGACGGGTGATGGCGGCGTGCCGGTGGCCGGCGCCACGGTCTCGATCCTGCACACGCCGTCGGGCACGCGCTCGACCACGGTTTCCAGCGCCAACGGCACCTATGACGCCCGCGGCCTGCGCGTCGGCGGTCCCTACGAAATCACCGTCCAGGCCGCCGGCCTGGAAGGCAAGAAGGTCACGGACATCTATCTGTCCCTGGCCGACACCCAGCGCGTCGACATCGACCTGGGCTCCACGGCTGTTGAAGCCGTCCTGGTCACCGCTGCGGCCTCGGGCAACAGCGAAGCCGGTCCCAAGACCGTCCTGAACCGCGACTCGATCGAAGCCGTTGTCTCGATCAACCGCGACGTCCGCGATCTGGCCCGCCGCGACATCCTGGTCTCGCAGAACGTCCGTGGCGACGGCGGCATCTCGATCGCCGGCTCGAACCCGCGCACCAACCGCATCACCATTGACGGCGTCGCCGCCCAGGACCCCTACGGTCTGGAAACCGGCGGTCTCCCCACCGCCCGCGGCCCGATCTCGCTGGACGCCGTTGAGCAGTTCAGCATCGCCGCCGTCCCGACCGACGTCGAGAACGGCTCGTTCACGGGCGGTGCCCTGAACATCGTCCTGCGTTCGGGTGGCAACGACTTCCACGGCAGCGCCTTCATCAACTATCTGAACGAAGGCCTGATCGGTCGTAACATCGGCAGCCTGCGCGTCACGCCGCTGATCAGCCAGAAGAACTACGGCGGCTTCCTGTCGGGCCCGATCTGGAAGGACAAGCTGTTCTTCGCCGGCTCGTACGAAAAGTACCAAACCCTTGACGTCACCGGCACCGGTCCGGCCGGCGCGGGCTTCGCGAACTCGTTCGCCAACGGCCTGACCCAGGCCACGATCGATCAGGTCGTCGGCATCTACAACAGCAACTACAGCAGCAAGTTCGCGCCCGGCTCGATCCTGCGCTCGACCCCGGTCACGGACGAAAAGTACTCGGCCAAGATCGACTGGAACATCAACGACCAGCACCGCGCCAGCCTCAGCTATCGCCGCGCCGAGTCGGTGTTCACCACGCGAACCGACCTGGGCACCACCACGGCCGCCCTCGACTCGCACTGGTACGATGCGACCTATCTCGACGAAGGCACCACCCTCGAGATCAACTCGGACTGGACCGACCGTCTGTCGACGACCGTCCGCGCCACCTATCGTGACTGGGTCAAGGGCCAGATGCCCAAGAGCGGTCAGAACTATTCGGACGTGACCATCTGTGCGGCTCCGAACGCTGACACCGCCCCGACCAACTCGACGATCACCAGCTGCGCCAGCGGCTTCTCGTCGGTTCGCTTTGGACCCGACCTGAACCGCCATGCCAACCAGCTGGACATCCAGGAAGCCGTGTTCCAGGGCACCGCGACCTATTCGTTCGGCGACCATGTCTTCAAGGCCGGCTACCAGGGCTCGAAGAAGGAAGTGTTCAACGTGTTCGTGCCGAACTCGCGCGGCACCTACTATTTCGACTCGATCGCCGATTTCGCCGCCGGCCGCGCCAGCTCGCTGACCTACAATAACTCGGTCACCGGCCAGGCCATCGATGCCGCCGCCGACTTCAAGTACTGGCAGCACTCGCTCTACGCGCAGGACGCCATCGACGTCACCGACGACATCAAGGTCACGGCGGGCTTCCGCTTCGACTGGATCGACATGAAGGACGTTCCGACCACGAACCCCAACTTCACGGCGCGTAACGGCTTTACCAACACCAAGACCCTGGACGGCCTGAGCATCCTGATGCCGCGCGTCTCGGCGACCTGGCGCGTGACCGACACCCTGAAGCTGAACGCTGGCCTTGGCCTGTTCTCGGGCGGCCAGCCGGAAGTGCTGTTCGCCACGCCGTTCTACAACAACGGCTATGAGATCGCCGGCACCACCATCCGTCGCTGCATCACCGCTGCGTCGAACTGCACCGGGGCCAACGGCTATCTGGAAGCCTCGACCTCGGCTGCCGTCACCCCGGGCTTCAACGCCGCTGTCGGCAGCGCCGCCCTGGACAACCTGAATGCCTTCTCGGGCTTCGGCTATCAGATCCCGGCGATTGTGAAGTCGTTCCAGGAAGGCAAGCTTGCCGGTACCCCGGGCATCAACCCGAACAACGAAGTCATCGCCCTGAACCCGGCCTTCCAACTGCCGGCCGAATGGAAGCTGTACTTCGGCGGTAACTGGGAAGTGTATGACGGCTGGAACCTCGACGTTCAGTACGTTGCGACCCAGGCCCAGGACGCTGTGACCTTCATGGACACCCGCGCCCAGCCGCTGGTGATCAACGGCCAGCGCGCCCTGACCCCGGACGGTCGTCCGCGCTATGACGGTCTGACCCTGTCGGCCGCCGCGCGCGCCGCCCAGGGCGTGTCGTCGATCAACCCGGGCGACAACCGCGACCTGATCACCAACAATATCGACAAGGGTCAGGCCTTCACCTTCGGCGTCGGCCTGTCCAAGTCCTTCGACTTCGGTCTGGACCTGGGCCTCGGCTATGCCCGTCAGAATATCGACGAGTCCAATGCCGGCCTGCGCTTCGGCACCACCGCCGGCTCGCTGTACAACAGCGTTCCGGCCGGCCTGGATCCGGCCCGCGACGCCTATGGCACCGCCCTGGAAGAGATCAAGGACCGCTACAAGCTGGAAGCCGGCTACCGGAAGAAGTTCTTCGGCGACAACGAGACCCGCATCTCGCTGTTTGCTGAGCGTACCTCGGGTCGCCCCTTCGGCTTCACCATGGCCGACGCCGCTTCGGGCCGCAGCCAGGTGTTCGGTGTGAACCGCGCCGCCCAGCTGCTGTTCGTGCCGGACATCAAGGCCGACACCAACACCGCTGACCTGCAGATCGGCAACGTCTTCTTCATCGACGCCGCCAACCGCGACCGGTTCATCGGTTATGTGAACCAGTTCGGCCTCAAGCCGGGCATCCTTGAGAAGTATTCGAACACCAACAAGGACATCAACCGCGTCGACCTGCAGCTGAGCCAGGAACTGCCGACCCTGATCGACGGCCACAAGCTGAAGGTCCAGTTCGACATCCGCAACCTGCTGAACCTGATCGATCGCGACTGGGGCAAGGTCGAGGAATACGGCGATGCCACCACCCTGGCTCGCGCAGCCTGCGTGAGCGCGACGGGCACCGCCCTGGCCGCCACCGCGACCGCCACCTGCCCGGCCTATGTCTACTCGCTGGTTCCGACCTCGATCACGAAGACCCGTGGCGATGTCAAAAACTCGCTGTGGACCATGCAGATCTCGCTGCGTTACGAGTTCTAA
- a CDS encoding agmatine deiminase family protein has translation MTPTVPAEWAPHRAMWVGFPSHAEVWKDDLAVAQQEVADLARALAGPGGERVRLMVAGDEAEAAARALLSDTAVEIVRGVFGDIWLRDTGPIFIETAEGPVAAGFEFNGWGGKYEMEGDEIVAEQIAAASGTPLTRNGFVLEGGSLDHDGLGTVLSTRQCLLNENRNGDFDEAKAFAALSKALGVKKVLWLGDGLLNDHTDGHIDNLARFVAPGVVACPMAFGTDDPNAEVYADTARLLAGMTDSRGSPLQVVRVPSPGRILNDDGEIVPASHMNFLIANEAVIVPVYAEESGAFAVEVIQGLFPEREVIGLPSTAILTGGGSFHCISQQEPA, from the coding sequence ATGACCCCGACTGTTCCCGCCGAATGGGCACCGCACCGCGCGATGTGGGTGGGCTTTCCCAGCCATGCCGAGGTCTGGAAGGACGACCTGGCTGTCGCCCAGCAGGAAGTGGCCGATCTGGCCCGTGCCCTGGCCGGCCCCGGCGGAGAGCGCGTGCGGCTGATGGTGGCGGGCGACGAGGCCGAGGCCGCCGCTCGCGCCCTGCTGTCCGATACCGCCGTCGAAATCGTGCGCGGCGTGTTTGGCGACATCTGGCTGCGCGATACGGGCCCGATCTTCATCGAGACCGCCGAAGGGCCGGTCGCTGCCGGCTTCGAATTCAACGGCTGGGGCGGCAAGTATGAAATGGAGGGCGACGAGATCGTCGCCGAGCAGATCGCGGCCGCCTCCGGCACCCCCCTGACCCGCAACGGCTTTGTGCTCGAAGGCGGCTCGCTGGACCACGACGGTCTGGGCACCGTGCTCAGCACCCGCCAGTGCCTGCTCAACGAGAACCGCAACGGCGATTTCGACGAGGCCAAGGCCTTTGCAGCCCTGTCGAAGGCCCTGGGCGTCAAGAAGGTGCTGTGGCTGGGCGATGGTCTGCTGAACGACCACACGGACGGCCATATCGACAACCTGGCACGCTTCGTCGCCCCGGGCGTCGTGGCCTGTCCGATGGCCTTCGGGACCGATGACCCCAATGCCGAGGTCTATGCCGACACCGCCCGCCTGCTGGCCGGCATGACCGACAGCCGCGGCTCGCCCCTGCAGGTGGTCAGGGTTCCGTCGCCGGGCCGCATTCTCAATGACGACGGCGAGATCGTGCCGGCCTCGCACATGAACTTCCTGATCGCCAATGAGGCGGTGATCGTGCCGGTCTATGCCGAGGAGTCCGGAGCCTTCGCCGTCGAGGTGATCCAGGGCCTGTTCCCCGAGCGCGAGGTCATCGGCCTGCCCTCGACCGCCATCCTGACCGGGGGCGGATCCTTCCACTGCATCAGCCAGCAGGAGCCCGCATGA
- the aguB gene encoding N-carbamoylputrescine amidase — protein sequence MTRTLNVAAIQTSYGMDLKANIKKTEAFIREAAAGGAQVILPSELFQGPYFCVTQEEKWFAEAHPWREHPVVKAIAPLAGELGVVIPISIFEREGPHYFNSVVMADADGSMLGLYRKSHIPDGPGYQEKYYFRPGDTGFKVWDTRFGRLGVGICWDQWYPEAARAMALMGAEALFYPTAIGSEPHDPTLNTTLPWQRAMQGHAVSNVIPVIGANRIGFEPWDNYPNGGQLFYGSSFIADHRGDLVSELGRDEEGLVAATFDLDYLQTHRAAWGFFRDRRSDLYSALASPRPA from the coding sequence ATGACCCGGACCCTGAACGTCGCCGCGATCCAGACCTCGTACGGGATGGACCTGAAGGCCAATATCAAGAAGACCGAGGCCTTCATCCGTGAGGCGGCGGCCGGCGGGGCCCAGGTGATCCTGCCGTCCGAGCTGTTCCAGGGGCCCTATTTCTGCGTCACCCAGGAAGAAAAGTGGTTCGCCGAGGCCCATCCGTGGCGCGAGCATCCGGTGGTCAAGGCCATCGCGCCCCTGGCCGGCGAGCTGGGCGTGGTGATCCCGATCTCGATCTTCGAGCGCGAAGGCCCGCACTATTTCAACAGCGTGGTCATGGCCGACGCCGACGGTTCGATGCTGGGCCTCTATCGCAAGAGCCACATCCCCGACGGTCCCGGCTATCAGGAGAAGTACTATTTCCGGCCCGGCGATACCGGCTTCAAGGTCTGGGATACCCGCTTCGGCCGCCTCGGCGTCGGCATCTGCTGGGACCAGTGGTACCCGGAAGCCGCCCGCGCCATGGCCCTGATGGGGGCCGAGGCCCTGTTCTATCCGACCGCGATCGGCAGCGAGCCGCATGACCCGACCCTCAACACCACCCTGCCGTGGCAGAGGGCCATGCAGGGCCATGCGGTCAGCAATGTGATCCCCGTGATCGGGGCCAACCGCATCGGCTTCGAGCCCTGGGACAACTATCCCAATGGCGGCCAGCTGTTCTACGGCTCCAGCTTCATCGCCGACCATCGCGGCGACCTGGTCAGTGAGCTGGGCCGGGACGAGGAAGGGCTGGTGGCGGCCACGTTCGACCTCGACTACCTGCAGACCCACCGCGCGGCCTGGGGCTTCTTCCGCGACCGTCGTTCGGACCTCTATTCGGCCTTGGCCAGTCCGCGCCCGGCCTGA